From one Lolium rigidum isolate FL_2022 chromosome 4, APGP_CSIRO_Lrig_0.1, whole genome shotgun sequence genomic stretch:
- the LOC124647591 gene encoding 3-ketoacyl-CoA synthase 11-like: MGNLCSSRGTAAAMAATAQTTTATQPFAPAPARAPARLPDFTQSVKLKYVKLGYHYLITHGAYLAVLPLPGFVAAHLSTFTLHDLADLWLHLQYNLVSVLACSALLVATCTAYLLTRPRPVYLVDFACYKPDDARRCSRARFMDCTEKLGTFTDDNVAFQRRIVERSGLGEDTYLPEAVLNLPPNPSMANARREAETVMFGALDQLFAKTGVRPKDIGILVVNCSLFNPTPSLASMVVNHYKLRGNILSYNLGGMGCSAGLIAVDLAKDLLRVHPNTYAVVISMENITLNWYFGNDRSMLVSNCLFRMGGAAILLSNRRAARRRSKYQLVHTVRTHKGADDSAFGCVYQQQDEDGKTGVSLSKDLMAIAGGALKTNITTLGPLVLPVSEQLLFFATLAAKKLFNAKIKPYIPDFKLAFEHFCIHAGGRGVLDKMESSLQLSEWHMEPSRMTLNRFGNTSSSSLWYELAYAEAKGRIKKGDRTWQIAFGSGFKCNSAVWRALRSVNPARESDMAGNPWADEIHRFPVPVPKVSAIDPTTTS; the protein is encoded by the coding sequence ATGGGCAACCTTTGCTCCTCCCGCGGCACGGCCGCCGCGATGGCCGCGACAGCCCAAACCACGACGGCGACACAGCCGTTCGCTCCCGCGCCGGCGAGGGCGCCGGCGAGGCTGCCGGACTTCACGCAGTCGGTGAAGCTCAAGTACGTCAAGCTGGGCTACCACTACCTCATCACCCACGGCGCGTACCTGGCGGTGCTTCCCCTGCCTGGCTTCGTCGCCGCGCACCTCTCCACCTTCACCCTGCACGACCTCGCCGACCTCTGGCTGCACCTCCAGTACAACCTCGTCTCCGTCCTCGCCTGCTCGGCCCTCCTCGTCGCCACCTGCACCGCCTACCTCCTCACCCGCCCGCGGCCCGTCTacctcgtcgacttcgcctgctaCAAGCCCGACGACGCGCGCCGCTGCAGCCGCGCCCGCTTCATGGACTGCACCGAGAAGCTCGGCACCTTCACGGACGACAACGTGGCGTTCCAGCGCCGGATCGTCGAGCGCTCCGGGCTCGGCGAGGACACGTACCTGCCCGAGGCCGTGCTCAACCTCCCGCCCAACCCCTCCATGGCCAACGCGCGCAGGGAGGCCGAGACCGTCATGTTCGGCGCGCTCGACCAGCTCTTTGCCAAGACCGGCGTCCGGCCCAAGGACATCGGGATCCTCGTCGTCAACTGCAGCCTCTTCAACCCGACGCCGTCGCTTGCCTCCATGGTCGTCAACCACTACAAGCTCAGGGGCAACATCCTCAGCTACAACCTCGGCGGCATGGGGTGCAGCGCGGGGCTCATCGCCGTCGACCTCGCCAAGGACCTGCTCCGGGTGCACCCCAACACGTACGCCGTGGTGATCAGCATGGAGAACATCACCCTCAACTGGTACTTCGGGAACGACCGCTCCATGCTGGTGTCCAACTGCCTCTTCCGCATGGGCGGCGCCGCCATCCTGCTCTCCAACCGGCGCGCGGCCCGCCGCCGCTCAAAGTACCAGCTGGTGCACACGGTGCGCACGCACAAGGGCGCCGACGACAGTGCCTTCGGCTGCGTGTACCAGCAGCAGGACGAGGACGGCAAGACGGGCGTGTCGCTGTCCAAGGACCTCAtggccatcgccggcggcgcgctcaAGACCAACATCACCACGCTCGGCCCGCTGGTGCTCCCCGTCAGCGAGCAGCTGCTCTTCTTCGCCACGCTGGCCGCCAAGAAGCTCTTCAACGCCAAGATCAAGCCGTACATCCCGGACTTCAAGCTCGCCTTCGAGCACTTCTGCATCCACGCCGGCGGCCGGGGCGTGCTGGACAAGATGGAGAGCAGCCTGCAGCTGTCGGAGTGGCACATGGAGCCGTCCAGGATGACGCTCAACAGGTTCGGCAACACCTCCAGCAGCTCGCTCTGGTACGAGCTAGCCTACGCCGAGGCCAAGGGCCGGATCAAGAAGGGCGACAGGACGTGGCAGATCGCCTTCGGCTCAGGGTTCAAGTGCAACAGTGCCGTCTGGAGAGCGCTCCGCTCCGTCAACCCGGCCAGGGAGAGCGACATGGCCGGGAACCCCTGGGCCGACGAGATCCACAGATTCCCCGTACCTGTGCCCAAGGTTTCCGCCATTGATCCCACCACCACCAGTTAG